In Symphalangus syndactylus isolate Jambi chromosome 9, NHGRI_mSymSyn1-v2.1_pri, whole genome shotgun sequence, the genomic stretch attttcctaagAAGTCGTACAGCCAGCGATCGGAGCTCCTAACCATTGTACTATTCTGCCTTTTCTTTGCAAATTACGAATTAAGGGTGGGtcatttagtaaaagaaaatgacaaacttCCTTATCATTTCTCATTGACATTCTTTACAGTAGAAACAGACTAAGGAAAAGGGCTCTCTTTCCTTGCTGCTATTTTCTGTGTTATTTGCCATTGGAGAGCCACTAATATGTATTCTGATTCTATTTCAACAAAAtaagagagggaagaggaagtggACATGGGATTTGTTACAGAAAAtgactaagattttttttcaagtgagTAAGAGGAACAAATTCCACTTAATTTTAAAAGCTGATTTTGACAGATAagataacattaaaaattttaagtcttcaaaataataaaacgaAAACTGAATAGCTTGAGGCTTTGGAATTGAGTTTGGGATTAAGAAATTTGCAAACCTACTGGGGTCTGCTGGGGAAACCTTACATTGCCTTAAGGTCCGGTTTTTGAGAGTTTTGAACTCTTGACTCCAGGACGGTGATGAATTTAGACTTAAATCTGGGGCTTTTGTGGTGGTGGCTGCTTAGCTTTGCTCggggggaaaataaaaacacgagtgttttaaattttcctttggagacatgagggagggacggagggaaagaaaaattaaacggTCCACAGCCAGTCCGTATAATTTGAGGTTTTCTCACTAACTTCCTTGGGAGATTACAATGTGACCTTTAGTCGAGAAAATGGTAGCTTTGTTACGTTTATCTGGGTGCCCCTCTTCGCAGGACTGGCCAAGCGGGTTTGTCCGAGAGCCACGGGAGAGAAAGTCCGAGCGTGAGGACCCCGCAGCCCCCGTCGCACAGTGGGGCCGAGACCCGGGGCGCGCGTTTCGCGGGCGTGAAGGCGCGACTCTGAGGCCGCAGGGCCGCTCCGCCCGGCCCTTCGGAAGCGCCTTCTTTGGTTAACTCTACCCCCAATGAGAACCGCCGAAAGGGCTTCGGGAGCCGCCTCCCCAAGCCCCCGGAGGCCGAGAGGCCTGAAGCCGCTTCCCAGAGCCGCGCCCCGGGGAGCTGCCGCCCCAGACCCCCCTCGCCCTGGCGAGCGCTCCCGGCCCCTGGAGGGGGTCGAGGCCCCCAGCTCCGCCTTCCAAGGCCCAGGCCTCTGCTTCGCCCCAGTCCACGAAGGATCTGGCTAGTAGCAGCAAAGGGGCGCCAGCCTGGGCTTCTCTCGCGGGAAGCTCAGAAAGGAACCCGAGTGTTCCATCGTCTAAATCACCGCCGCCACGCGGCCCACCTGGCCGGACCTTCGCCTCCTCACCTGACCGTACTTGGCTTCCTGCTCCAGGGCTCCCTTTTCCAGCCCGTTCACCGCGTGCGGAGCGGCGGCGGGGAAGTTGTTGCGGCCCAGGCTGCTCCACTCCTCCACCTTAGGGCTGTGGTAGGGGGAGCTGTCGCTCACTGCTGGAGAGAAGAGAAGGTGTCAGGCCGGAGGCCCAGCCCGCGCGCCCCACTCTTGAGACGGGACCCAAACCCGCGACGGAGAGCTGGAGGGCTTAGACCTTGGGTCGGCTCCCTGCCCTTGGCCTCCCGAGGGCGCTGGACCCAGCCGCGACCTCCTGTGCTTCCAGCCCAGGGCCTGGTGAAGTTTTACTCGCCTGAGAGTAGGCCTTTCCAAATTCTCTGACCCACGCCTgagggaagatatttttttcttttttcaaccgGTTTTTGATTTCCCTCCGCCCCTTCGCTCTCCCAGCGCAAAGGAGTGGAAGAAACCTAAATCGGGGAAGGAACCCTTAAGGCTGCACGTGCCGTTCTCCACCTCCTCATTCTTAACCCAAGGCCGACTGGGGGTTGACAACGATTTGGCAGTGGGGATGGctgaaaggaaagagaggagcGTCTGACCTAAGGGTGCCTGCACTGGTGCTCACTGCACTGTGGGGATCTGGTACTTATGTCAATAGAGAACAAAAAGGCCTGCACAGTCCTTTGCAAACAAATAACTAAATTATTCCCACGATACAGTGCAAAATATACGTGCACAGATTTCTGCTTTGTGTGTGCATAGGGCTCCCCTTGATACTCTACCGCTACACATTACATATGTGATATGTGCATatgacttaaaaataaatcttgcAGTTACCACCATACATGCCATGGGTGCTAGTGGCAGGGTTTTCCTGAAAgagtttaaaatatacatatacaagaaagggaaaatgaaataggttaagaaaatgaaagtaaaattaagtGTTAAGGTGTAATGCTAAAagttattctttctgttcttggtgGAGATGCAAAGAAAATTGTATGGTGTAAAGTAATGATTATAATACCTGGGGTTGAGAATATTGAATTATTGGCATTTTCAGTGACCAAGTATAGTTTCAAAGAGATATGTGAAGGCTACAAACAATGTATGTTTGTCTTTGGGTCCTATGGGTGGAGGACCGAAGTTTGGCAAAGCCATTGTAACTTGATTTTAAACACTTCCATCTAACACAGTGCTTTAAGAGAGTGagcatttttgtagaaatgatcATTTTTATAATCACAAATTTGTCACAAACTGGGTTGTTTAAAGCTGGCATCCAAAATCCCAACAATATCTAAAAGGAAAAGTTGCTCCTTTCCATTCTCCAATACTTTCCCAACTGACATTTGCTCTGACGGTAGGATCCCTAGGCaggaaaagttttcttttaaactctgtcagccttttttttttttccactatgtcTCCTCCTCTACCACCCCCAAGAACTAGATTGAGTCCCATTTGCACCAGGAAACTGTGTTTTGGTCCAGAACTGCCTGTCTATCTTTGCCTTCCCAGACAAAAGGCAGTCGGTGGGCACAAGCCTGAAGTTATCTTAAGAAATTGAGATCCCCCTGTGAGCCCCCATTTCTGCTGATCTCACACTTTCCCATGAACAGGGCCTTCCTTTAAATGTCAGTGAGGTCAGTTTATCCTATAAATCAAGGGCAAATTCTCTCCAACTACGGCTCCAAGTAGCTCCAAATAAGACAAAACTGGGCTCTTGTAAACTTGCAGTCAGAAAACAAGAAGATGAGAAATCAGAGCCCTGCTTTAATTACTTAAAAAGATAATTGTGCCAATGTGGTGGCAACCAAGAAAGGCAGGAAGTAATTAAAGAAACTATTTCCCCCTTTCCTATTTAATTTTTCCTCTACACTTTTAAAACTTTAGgctgagaaattaagaaagtggACTATCTACACATTATTTAAATTCTGCATCTAGGTCATTTAGACTTTCTTTTCTCCCTACCAAGAAAAAAGTTaacgccttaaaaaaaaaaaaaactgggtaaaagaaaacaaactcaggTCTCCTGCGGAAGCCAGACTGGGCAGGAGGGCTCGGGGAGTCCTTCTGACAACGCAGAAAGGACGCTTAGGACTAGGCAAGGTCAGGGgtgagaaaggaaaggaacagtgGGGTGGCACTGCTGAAAACATGCAGGAACTAGATAGATATCCACTTGCATTCACGGGGACCCGGGGACCCCAAAGGAAAGTGGCAGGCTCAGGGAAAACTGACAAGAACAGTAAAAGGACAACATGGAATTGCCTGCATTTTATCTCCATCACTGCAGTGGCTGATGCCACCTCCCTTCCTGAGATATATACAGCGAAGTCTGTTAAGTTAGAAAgtgaatggagggagggagggagggagagagagagagagagaaagagaatgtgaaTATGACTTCGTCTGGGAATGAGTTACATGCAAGTTACTAGCAGTAACTTCGGGACCTCCATTTCCGAGGAAAATGAAGTGAAGCATAAGAACGAAACCAATTAGGTGACATTTGAACTTCCTGCCTGAGCAAATTTGGCCTGATTACCAGAATCGGAGAATACTTCAATTTCCATGGAGTGCTGGACTCCTCCCGGCCGGACTCCTCCCGGCCGTAGTGATCCCCAAGCAAGCTGCTCTGCCCGCAGCGGCGTCTGCAGCCGGCAGCCCCAAGCAGGCTCGGGCCTCCCGGGCTGCGCCCCAAGTCCAGCCCTTGCCGCACTCTCCAAGTGAGCAAGCCGGGCTGAGGCTGCCTCGGCGCGAGAGGCGGGGGAGGGTGGAAAATGCGAACCATGTGTTGGGGATGGGGGGATGTTATGGGTCTGGTAGTTTgagatgaggcaggagactgTGTGTGGCAAGGAAACCAGGGGCATGAGTTTCAAGTTAATGAGATCAGGACACCCCCTAGGAAGACTCCTTACGTTTCCAAAGGAAAAAGCCTCAGGTGGTGGGAAAGACAGTGTCCCTGAGGCCGCAGATACTGGGACCTCCGCGAGAGTGCGGGGCAGACGCTGCACATCCACACGCCCAGCCTCTGAGCCCCTACCTTGGTCGGTGATGGAGCGGATGCCCAGGATGTCGGTGACGGAGTGCGAGGAGGGCCAGGTGCGCGGCATGGCCACCGAACCGGGGATGGCAGGCACCCCGGGTGGCGTGGGCACCTTGGCGGCCGCCGCCGTGATAGGGCTGGGGTACGAGTAGATGTGGTTGTAGGGCAGCGCTGGCTGCGGCGTCGGCTGGTGCTGCTTGTATGAGTCGTAATGACCCTGCTGGGCCAAGTTGCCGATCTTGTTGCGCAGAATGCGGCTGATGGAGCTCACGGAGGGCACGTTGTACTTGTCGCACACGCCGTCCGCCAGCAGGCGGTCCCGGATCTCCCAGGCGAAGATGCCGGGGTCTCTCTGTTTGTAGGTCCGGATGTGTTTCACCACGGTGGGGGTAGTCACCCGGGGCTTGCTGCCCCCTATGGCTCCTGGCAAGATCGAGCCCGTCTCGTTGTATCGCGCCAGGATCTTGCTGACGCAGCCGTGCGAGACCCGTAGCTGGCGGCTGATGTCACACGGTCGGATGCCCAGTTGGGCCAGTTCCACGATGCGAAGCCGGATGGCGTTGGGCAGCGGCCTCCCGTTCACGAACACTCCTCCCAGCTGGTTTACCTCCCCGAAGGCTGGCTCTGCAAAATGAACACACAGCGCGCAGGGACGCGCACCCGCTGCTTGGGACAGCCGCCTGCCACTGGGCCTCCCTACGCGTTCGGGGACTGGGCGAACGCACCCGTCCTGTACTAACGACTGGGGCTGTCCCCAAACCATATGGTCCCTGAACACAGCCGAACGGCCCCAAACCGTCACGGTCCAATCGGACCTCCTCCCTCATTACTGCCGTGCCGGAGGCCCCTGCAGCCAAGTAAAGTGATGAGACGCCGGGCCTCTCCGAGCGTTCAAAAGTCTCCCGAAGCAGGAGGAGAAGTCGGTCTTGACGCCTGAACGCGCTCCTTCTCGCCTGCTCCTCACTAAAGTCCTTGAGCCGCTGCCTCTCTCCACCCGTCCCATCCCCAGCGTTCCTTCTGGAGACCTGGCCAGTTAAACAAAGTCTAGGGGAAGCTAgagggtgttttttgttgttgttgttgttgttgtttgttttgttttgttttgttttcctattttgtttGCATGTGTGCGCGCGTGTGAAACAAAACTTGGTTTGCTACTCGGGCTGCAAGGCTCGCTGATGCCACAGCTCCCTTCTCTTAAAATCAGAAAATGGCATCAACAGCCTCCCAGTAGCCAGCGTTCACAGTGAACTGCTGTGCGCCGCTGACCCTTAGCGTGTTCCTACAACTTGTAGGAACACGAGCAAAGTCAATAGAGAACGTGAGCGCTTAGTGGCGCGCGCCCTcgcgctccctccctccctcccttgcccgctcgctccctccctcccttctcggCTCTGACGGAGTCCCCCGCCGCCACTCACCCATTGCTCCGAGCAGTACACCAACCCGGCCCCAGTTCCGCACTCCCAGACAGAAACTTTCCGCACCGCCTCAATGGCCCGGTCTGTTTCTATCCCGGCCGACTGCTGGCGCCTCCGCTTCTTCCCAGAAGGAGGAGGC encodes the following:
- the PAX9 gene encoding paired box protein Pax-9 isoform X2, with translation MEPAFGEVNQLGGVFVNGRPLPNAIRLRIVELAQLGIRPCDISRQLRVSHGCVSKILARYNETGSILPGAIGGSKPRVTTPTVVKHIRTYKQRDPGIFAWEIRDRLLADGVCDKYNVPSVSSISRILRNKIGNLAQQGHYDSYKQHQPTPQPALPYNHIYSYPSPITAAAAKVPTPPGVPAIPGSVAMPRTWPSSHSVTDILGIRSITDQVSDSSPYHSPKVEEWSSLGRNNFPAAAPHAVNGLEKGALEQEAKYGQAPNGLPAVGSFVSASSMAPYPTPAQVSPYMTYSAAPSGYVAGHGWQHAGSTPLSPHNCDIPASLAFKGMQAAREGDFLATSFSLFGGGLLGLLDLDLPPNFVYAVKASTSHEGHFLSTAEDTKNR
- the PAX9 gene encoding paired box protein Pax-9 isoform X3, whose protein sequence is MEPAFGEVNQLGGVFVNGRPLPNAIRLRIVELAQLGIRPCDISRQLRVSHGCVSKILARYNETGSILPGAIGGSKPRVTTPTVVKHIRTYKQRDPGIFAWEIRDRLLADGVCDKYNVPSVSSISRILRNKIGNLAQQGHYDSYKQHQPTPQPALPYNHIYSYPSPITAAAAKVPTPPGVPAIPGSVAMPRTWPSSHSVTDILGIRSITDQVSDSSPYHSPKVEEWSSLGRNNFPAAAPHAVNGLEKGALEQEAKYGQAPNGLPAVGSFVSASSMAPYPTPAQVSPYMTYSAAPSGYVAGHGWQHAGSTPLSPHNCDIPASLAFKGMQAAREGSHSVTASAL
- the PAX9 gene encoding paired box protein Pax-9 isoform X1, with translation MEPAFGEVNQLGGVFVNGRPLPNAIRLRIVELAQLGIRPCDISRQLRVSHGCVSKILARYNETGSILPGAIGGSKPRVTTPTVVKHIRTYKQRDPGIFAWEIRDRLLADGVCDKYNVPSVSSISRILRNKIGNLAQQGHYDSYKQHQPTPQPALPYNHIYSYPSPITAAAAKVPTPPGVPAIPGSVAMPRTWPSSHSVTDILGIRSITDQAVSDSSPYHSPKVEEWSSLGRNNFPAAAPHAVNGLEKGALEQEAKYGQAPNGLPAVGSFVSASSMAPYPTPAQVSPYMTYSAAPSGYVAGHGWQHAGSTPLSPHNCDIPASLAFKGMQAAREGDFLATSFSLFGGGLLGLLDLDLPPNFVYAVKASTSHEGHFLSTAEDTKNR
- the PAX9 gene encoding paired box protein Pax-9 isoform X4; the encoded protein is MEPAFGEVNQLGGVFVNGRPLPNAIRLRIVELAQLGIRPCDISRQLRVSHGCVSKILARYNETGSILPGAIGGSKPRVTTPTVVKHIRTYKQRDPGIFAWEIRDRLLADGVCDKYNVPSVSSISRILRNKIGNLAQQGHYDSYKQHQPTPQPALPYNHIYSYPSPITAAAAKVPTPPGVPAIPGSVAMPRTWPSSHSVTDILGIRSITDQAVSDSSPYHSPKVEEWSSLGRNNFPAAAPHAVNGLEKGALEQEAKYGQAPNGLPAVGSFVSASSMAPYPTPAQVSPYMTYSAAPSGYVAGHGWQHAGSTPLSPHNCDIPASLAFKGMQAAREEKLT